A window of Staphylococcus lloydii genomic DNA:
CCATCTGTATCAAATGATGATAATAAAACGGCAGCAGTTGGTGCTGGAGCAGTAGCAAGTAATGCTAATGACAATAAGGCTGCAACTGACAGCACACAACAAGATGATGATACAGTAGCTTCAACAGAAGAGTCTAATAAAGTAAGTGCAAACAAATTAGCGCTTGCTGCAAAAGAAAAGCATGAAGCAATGTATAACGACAGCGTTGTTGCACAAAATACTAAACAATTATTACAACCTGAACAACCAACTCAAGGTAAATTCGACGGAGACGTTCCTAATTTAGTTACAAAAAGCATTAATGTTAAAGAAGACGACTTTAAATTAACTGATTCAAAAGGTGCAGCAGCTGCAGCGGCTGGAACTGCAACAGTAGGGGGAGCAGCCGGTACTGCCTCAGTCACTTCTGATAATGAAAAAACATCAAATAATGCTAATGCAACAACTAAAGAAAATAATAATTCTGGTAGTGTTGCATCAGACTCAGCAGAAAAACGCGTTGAACAAACGCATGAAACAGTAGTTTTCAAAAATGGTCATATCGTGCACGACAAAGCATCTAATAACTTAGCTAATAATAGCAAGGTTGAAGCATCAGATAGTAATGTAGAGTCATCAAAAGAAACAAATTATAAAAAGAATAGACCTACTCATAAAAATTCAGGTGAAAAAGCTTCAAGTAAAATAGATAAAAAGACATTTAATGATTAATGCGTAAGTATATGTTATTAATACGACAGATTGAAATATAAGTTGTGGTAATAAAGACAAGCCTAACTTAAACGTTAAGTTGGGTTTGTCTTTTTATTTAAGTACAAAAAGAATAAGTGCATATGGTGTTAATATATGTGAAAAACAATAATATAAATTGTTGCATAAGGTGTATAATTTTCTCTAGCAAATGACAGAAAATTCAGTTATCATAAGAGTTATTCTATTTTAGAAGTCAAAATATAAATTCTATACTTGAACTTCGGATAAGATATTGTTACAATAATTTCCAACATATATTTTACTGCTTTAAAGCAGAATAATATATACAGTTTAAATATTTTCATAGAGGTGAATAAAATGTCAGATAAATTAAAAGAATACAGAGATGAAATTGTTGAAATTAATGATGAAATTCTAAAACTATTATCTAAAAGAGGGAAAATCGCTCAAAAAATAGGGGAAGAAAAACGTAAACAAGGTACACTTGTATATGACCCTCAACGTGAAAAAGAAATGATTAATGTACTTTTAGATAATAATGAGGGACCGTTTAATGATAATGTGATTAAACAATTATTTAAAGAAATTTTTAAAGCCTCTACTGATCTACAAAAATCAGAAAATGAAAAACATTTATATGTATCAAGAAAATTAAAACCAGAAGATACAATCGTTCAATTTGATAACGGTGGTATCATCGGTGACGGTAATAAATCATTCGTCTTTGGCCCATGTTCAGTTGAGTCACAAGAACAAGTGGATGCTGTAGCAGCAGATTTACATGCAAAAGGTGAGAAATTTATTAGAGGTGGCGCATTTAAACCACGTACTTCACCTTACGATTTCCAAGGCTTAGGCGTAGAAGGATTGAAAATACTTAAAAACACTAAAGATAAATACGATTTAAACGTGGTAAGTGAAATCGTAAATCCGGCAGACTTTGAAATCGCTGATGAATATTTAGACGTATTCCAAATTGGTGCGCGTAACATGCAAAACTTTGAATTATTAAAAGAAGCAGGACGCACTAAGAAACCGATTCTTTTAAAACGTGGTATGTCAGCTACAGTTGAAGAATTTATTTTCGCAGCTGAATACATTGCAGCACAAGGTAACAACAACATTATCTTATGTGAACGTGGTATCCGTACTTACGAAAAAGCGACAAGAAATACATTAGATATTTCTGCAGTACCTGTATTAAAACAAGGCACACATTTACCTGTTATGGTCGATGTTACGCACAGTACTGGTCGTAAAGACATTATGTTACCAACTGCCAAAGCAGGCTTAGCTGTTGGTGCAGACGGTATCATGGCTGAGGTTCACCCTGATCCATCTGTTGCTTTAAGTGATAGCGGTCAGCAAATGGACTTAAAAGAATTTGATAATTTCTATAACGAAATTAAGCCATTAGCAGATATGTATAATAGTAAAAAAATTAAATAATTTTTCTTAAATTATTCATCATATACCCTTATTAAATGCTAAATTTATTTTTGGCAGATTAATAAGGGTATTTTTGTGGTAAAAGGTGCCATGATAGCTTTGACAGTATTGTGACATTAAAACAAATTTATTTGCGTAGAATCTAAAATGTGGTAAACTTTGAAAATGTGATGAAAACAGGATATAATAATAAATAAAACGCTTACAAGGAGGAAGTTATGACTGTTACAATTTATGACGTAGCGCGCGAAGCAAGAGTTTCAATGGCGACAGTTTCACGCGTAGTTAATGGAAACCAAAATGTTAAACCTGAAACAAGAGACAAAGTAAATGCAGTAATTGAAAAATTAAATTACCGTCCAAATGCTGTAGCAAGAGGCTTAGCAAGTAAAAGAACAACAACGGTTGGTGTAATAATCCCAGATATTTCGAATGTTTATTACTCTCAATTAGCAAGAGGGTTAGAAGATATTGCTACGATGTACAAATATCATTCAATTATTTCTAACTCTGATAATGATCCTGTTAAGGAAAAAGAAATTTTTAATAACTTATTAAGTAAACAAGTTGATGGCATTATCTTTTTAGGTGGTACGATTTCAGAAGAAATCAAAGATTTAATTAACAAATCGTCTGTACCTGTAGTAGTTTCTGGTACAAATGGCAAAGATGATGGTATTGCTTCAGTAAATATTGATTTTAAAACTGCTGCTGAAGAAGTAACGGAAGAATTGATTAACAATGGTGCCAAAGAATTTGGTTTTGTTGGTGGCAATTATTCTAAAAAAGCGCAAGATGAAGTGTTAATTGGTTTAAAAAATGTATTATCTAAACACAATTTATCATTGAATGAAAACCAAGTATTTAATGGTAATGAAACGTATAAAGATGGTATTCGTGCATTTGAAGCATTGGATAAATCAAAATTAGATGCAATTTTATCTATTAGTGATGAACAAGCTATCGGACTTGTACATAGTGCACAAGACGAAGGTGTTAACATCCCTGATGATGTTCAAATCGTAAGTTTTAATAATACTAGATTGGTAGAAATGGTAAGACCACAATTATCTAGTGTTATTCAACCATTATATGACATCGGTGCGGTAGGCATGAGATTGTTAACAAAATACATGAATGAAGAAGAAATTGAAGAACCAAATGTTATATTACCACACAGAATTGAATATCGTGGTACAACAAAATAATATAAGCAAAAGAAACCAATCGATAATTTAAATATATTGATTGGTTTTTTCATTATTATCGACTATGTTGTTTGATTAGCTGAAGTGTAATTATATATTTATTTTGAGCTACGCTTTCCTACGGGAAAGGCTCGAGCCTGTGGTCTCGAGACACTTTCTATTCCGTCAGGAGTCTTGCTCAAAATAAAAGGGGATTTATGCATAGTTGAATAAATTATAAATATATTTAAGAATAAGGTAATTTATGAATGAAATTCATTTTCTTTTTTAGTTATGAAATGCAAATAAGATTTATCTATTTTGAGTTACGTTTACTACGGGAAAGGCTCGAGTCTGTGGTCTCGAGACACTTTCTGTTCCGTCAGGAGTCTTGCTCAAAATAAAAGGGGATTTATGCATAGTTGAATAAATTATAAATATATTTAAGAATAAGGTAATTTATGAATGAAATTCATTTTCTTTTTTAGTTATGGTATGCAAGACTTAGAAGTTTAGCATGTACCGTTAATGAGAAAAAACTGGCAACTTCTAGATAAGTTGTCAGTTGTATAGTATTTGGCTATGTTATTGTTAAAACCAAGATTTTACTAAATTAGCGACTTTTAAATTGCTTGCGCTGATTTCTGCTGTTCTTGGTATATAAGGATAATCTGCTAATTCATCTTTCCAAGTGGTAGATAACTTACAAGGAGCATAATTTTGCCATTTATCTAACCACTTTTGTGGTAGGTGTCCTTGTTGTTTAGTTTCTCCTAAAAGTGCTAAAAATACGTGTGACCAAGCGCGAGGCACGACCTCCCATATATTATAACCACCGCCACCAAACATTAAAACTTTGCCGTCTGTATATTCATCTGCTAATGCTTTAATGATATAGGGTATTTCATATAGTGCATCTAATGTGCAACTCATGTGAGTCAAAGGGTCTAAATAGTGAATGTCGACGCCATGTACACTAACGATTATATCGGGTTTGTATGATTGTATGATTGGTGTAATAGTGTTTTTAAAAGATTCTAAATAAGATTCATTTTCTGTAAAAGGCTCGAGTGGAACGTTAACTGTACAACCATAGCCTTTTTCATCACCACGTTCTGTGTAATGACCTGAACCAGGAAACAAAAACTTCCCAGTTTCGTGAATTGAGTAGGTTAGTACATCTTCATTCGTATAAAAGCTCCATTGTGTACCGTCTCCATGATGCGCATCTGTGTCTATACATAATACTTTGCAATGATAGTGTTTAATTAAATAGGCGATAGTAATGGCAACATCATTATATATACAAAAACCGTTAGCGCGTCCAGGTAAAGCGTGGTGCAAACCGCCACCTAAATGACAGCCATTTCTCCGTTTGTTCGACATAATCTCATCTGCTAAATTTAACGCGCCACCAACTATTCTAGCACTGTGCTTATGCATGTGTTTAAACTGAACGGTATCTTCACCATCTATGCCATATTTTTTGGCTTCTGTCTCGCTTAAAATACCGTGTGAAGCATGTTTCATGGCTTGGATATAATCATATGAATGAATTAGCAATAGTTCTTCTTCGGTAGCAATACGTGGTTTCACTATATGACTTGTCTTGAGATAGCCTAAATCTTGCAACAATTCAGTTGTTAGTTTCAATCGCATTTGATTGAATGGATGATCATTTGCGAAACGATATTGAAGTAATGCATTCGCATAAACATAACCCGTTGTTTCATTGTTACTCATAAATTTTCTCCCCTTTAAAAGAAAAAGCGATTCATATAGCGAATATCATCGAAGGCTTGTAATTGTTTAATCGTAATGCGTGAACCAATCCTAGCCATTAAACAATTTGCAGGATGACTTGTTATTTCTGGATCGTCAGTTGCAAAAACTTCAAGGCCCCCATATCCCATTAATTTTTGCATTAATTTTTTATATTCATAAACATCTAACCCAGAGTTCTTCAAGTCCCAATGCCAATAATATTCAGTAGTTATAATAATATAATCTTCGATTTCGTCTTGCGATAGGCTTAACTTAATTAATTCTGTACCTAAATGTAAATAACGATAAGGTAAACTAATTTCGATAGCGCCAAGTTCGATTAGGTAGGGTAACTTGCCACTAGACCAGCGTTCTAATGGATCAGGATAATGATAAGTGACATAGCCAATAATATGATGTTCATGTTTTAAAACGTAAATTCTTCCTTCTGGTAATTCGCTAATTTCTTTGATGGCTTCAAATTGTTCATTTGGATATCTAAATGAATGTAAGCCTTCATCAAATGTCATATGTTCTAAATCTTGCGCAGGCACTGGTCCTTCAATGACATATTGCTTATTATCAATTTCATATGTTTGTTTCACATATGTTTTTTTATGTTCCATAATCTTTATACACCACCTTTATATTTATTATAACTATTATTATTAATGATTATTATAATTGATAATATTGTAAATTAACACAATAAAGTTAACTTTTAATTTTTTGAAAATTGGGTATATTTTAGATATAATAGATTTTGAGAAAGCGATTTCACTTTAAGGGGGATATCATAATGAAAGTTGATGTGTATAAAGGGGAACAAGGAAACTTCAATCTACCAAATTACGAAGAAGTGTATAATAACTTCGATTGGAAAAAGGTGGAGAAAGCATTTTCTTGGTATCAAACAGGCAAAATGAACATGGCACACGAATGTATTGATCGTCATGTTGATGATGGCAAAGGAGATAAAGTCGCTTTATATTATAAAGATGATGAACGTAAAGAAAGTTATACTTTCAGTGAAATGAAAGATTATTCTAATAAGGCGGCTAACGTCCTTAAAGATAAGGCAAATGTAGAAAAAGGTGATAGAGTATTTATTTTTATGCCTAGAACACCTGAATTATATTTTGCCTTTTTAGGTATTTTAAAAATTGGTGCTATAGTTGGACCATTATTTGAAGCATTTATGGAAAAAGCGGTAGGTGATAGATTAGACAACAGTGACGCTAAGGTGATTGTAACAACTAATGATTTATTACCTAGAATTCCACAAGATAAATTGCCTAACTTAGAAAAAATTATAGTTGTAGATGACAATGTAGAGAGTGACTACGTTGATTTTAATAAAGAAATGGAAGCGGCTAGCAAGGAATTTGATACTGAATGGTTAAATGAAGATGATGGATTAATTTTACATTATACTTCAGGTTCAACTGGCCAACCTAAAGGTGTATTACATGTACAAAAAGCGATGTTAGTACATTATATTTCAGGTAAATATGTATTAGATTTAACTGATGACGATGTTTATTGGTGTACAGCCGATCCTGGATGGGTAACTGGTACTTCTTATGGGGTATTTAGTCCATGGTTAAATGGTGCGACTAACTGTATCGCTGGTGGTCGTTTCTCACCAGAAGCTTGGTATAAAATGATAGACGAATTTAAAGTAACAATTTGGTACACTGCACCTACAGCATTGCGTATGTTAATGAGTGCTGGTGATGATGTCATTAAAAAATATGATTTATCATCTCTAAAAAGTATTTTATCGGTAGGTGAACCATTAAACCCAGAAGTAATCAAATGGGCTTATGAAGTATTTGGCAAACGTGTATTAGATACATGGTGGATGACTGAAACAGGTGGCCATATGATCGTTAACTATCCTTCAATGGATGTTAAATTAGGTTCAATGGGTAAACCACTACCAGGCGTTGAGGCATCTATTGTAGATGACCAAGGTAATGAATTACCACCAAATAGAATGGGTAACTTGGCATTGAAAAAAGGTTGGCCTTCAATGATGCATTCAATTTGGAAAAACCCTGAAAAATATGATTCATACTTTATCGGTGATTGGTATGTTTCAGGCGATTCTGCTTACAAAGATGAAGAAGGATATTTCTGGTTCCAAGGTCGTGTCGATGATGTAATTATGACTGCAGGTGAACGTGTAGGTCCATTCGAAGTAGAATCAAAATTAGTTGAGCATGAAGCAGTAGCTGAGGCTGGGGTAATTGGTAAACCTGATTCAGTTCGTGGTGAAATTATTAAAGCATTCGTAGCTTTAAAACCGGGCTATGAACCTACGGATGATTTAAAAGAAGAAATTCGTGTCTTTGTTAAAGAAGGTTTAGCAGCCCATGCTGCACCGAGAGAAATTGAATTTAAAGACAAACTTCCAAAAACACGTTCAGGTAAAATCATGAGACGTGTACTTAAAGCTTGGGAACTTGACTTGCCAGAAGGCGATTTAAGTACAATGGAAGATTAAATGTAGAATGTTATGGCTATTGAAACCATAAATAAAAACGCTATCTGAAAAGGTAGCGTTTTTTTATGTACTTTAATAGATAAAATGAATATTTTATGTAAGCGTTACCTAAAACGTCGACAAATTAAGGGGAGTCCGATAATATAAATATAGAAGACTAAGTCTCTATTTTTGTTTCTGTTTATTACAACCAAACTAAGGGGGATTTAAAGTGGCACATTTATCTGATTTAGAGATCGCGAATAATGCAACATTAAAACCTATTACTGAGATTGCTCAAAAGGTAAATATCGAAGAAGATGCACTAGAGCAATATGGAAAATATAAAGCAAAAGTTGATATTAATAAAATCAACAAGAATAAAGAAAAAGGCAAGGTCGTTTTAGTGACAGCAATGAGTCCGACACCAGCAGGGGAAGGTAAATCGACAGTGACTGTTGGTTTAGCTGATGCACTCAATGGATTAAAGAAAAAAGTAATGGTCGCTTTACGTGAACCAGCGCTTGGACCAACTTTCGGTATTAAAGGTGGTGCAACGGGTGGTGGCTATGCACAAGTTTTACCAATGGAAGACATTAATTTACATTTCAATGGAGATTTCCATGCAATCACTACGGCTAATAACGCTTTATCAGCGTTTATAGATAATCATATGCACCATGGTAATGAATTAGATATTGATCAACGCCGAATTGAATGGAAACGTGTGTTAGATATGAATGACCGTGCCTTAAGACAAATAAACGTAGGACTTGGAGGTCCAACACAAGGTATTCCGCGAGAAGATGGTTTTAACATTACAGTAGCTTCGGAAATAATGGCTATTTTATGTTTAGCAACGGGTATTAACGATTTAAGAACTAAAATTAGTGAAATTACGATTGGTTATACAAAATCACGTAAACCAGTAACAGTAGCAGATTTACAAGTTGAGGGCGCATTAACGATGATTTTAAAAGATGCCATTAAACCTAATCTTGTACAAACGATTGAAGGTACACCAGCATTGGTACATGGTGGTCCATTTGCCAATATCGCCCATGGCTGTAATTCTATTTTGGCAACAGAAACTGCACGTGACTTAGCTGACATTGTAGTAACTGAAGCAGGGTTCGGTTCAGATTTAGGTGCGGAAAAATTCATGAATATCAAAGCGCGTGAAGCAGGGTTTGAACCTTCTGCTGTGGTTGTAGTAGCTACAATTCGAGCGTTAAAAATGCATGGCGGCGTGCCTAAAGATGATTTGCAAACAGAAAATGTCGAAGCACTTAAACAAGGTATTGTAAATCTAGAACGCCATGTAGACAATGTAAAGAAATATGGCGTTGAACCTGTTGTTGCCTTAAATGCTTTTATTCACGATACAGATGCTGAAACTGAATTTGTTCAACAGTGGGCAAAAGATAAAGGCGTAAGACTAGCATTAACAGAAGTTTGGGAAAAAGGTGGCGCCGGTGGTGAAGTATTAGCACAAAATGTATTAGAAGTCATAGATGAACCACAATCATTTAAACATTTATATGACTTAGATTTACCATTAGAAGACAAAATTGAAACGATAGTAAAAGAAATATATGGCGGTAAAAGCGTATCATTCACTAATAAAGCGCAAAAACAACTTGCATCGTTTAAAGAAAATGGCTGGGACAAATATCCCGTTTGTATGGCTAAAACACAATATTCATTCTCAGATGATCAAACACAACTTGGTGCGCCAAGTGATTTTGAAATTACAATTCGTGAACTAGAAGCGAAAACAGGCGCAGGCTTTATCGTGGCACTTACTGGTGCAATAATGACGATGCCTGGATTACCGAAAAAACCTGCAGCACTTAACATGGACGTTACAGATGACGGACATGCGAAAGGCCTATTCTAAGGTCTAATTAATATTTAAAAAAACACACGACTCAAAATTATTATGAGCCGTGTGCTTTTTATTGAGTATTCGTTCTTAATGTATCTTTAATATTTTCTTTTTCTGCCGTTTCAAATTGTTTATGCGTAATTTTATCTTCAACTAACATACGTCTTAATACATAATGTTGTCGATTTAACCCGATAGATAGTTGCTCTTGTGATTTTAAAGAGCCATCAGAATTATAAGGCGTATAATAGTAGGGGCTTTGTAATAAACCAACAATGTATGCAGATTCGGCAACGGTAAGATTATTTGGAGATTTACCAAATAAACTAAATGAAGCGGATGCAATACCTGTAATATTAGCACCATTATCATCTCTACCAAAAGGGACTATGTTCAAGTATATATATAAAATTTCTTTTTTGGTAAATAGCTGTTCAGTACGCATCGCTAATACTAATTCATTTGCCTTACGTGAATATGTTTTCTTATTCGTTAAAATTTGATTTTTGACTAATTGTTGGGTAATCGTGCTGCCACCAGATGATATTTGTGTATTAAAGACATCCTGAAATACTGCCCTCAATAAAGCTTTAGGTAATATACCGTTATGTTTAAAGTATAAACTATCTTCGGATGAAGTCAGAGCTTTAATGACCGTATTGTTTACATTCTTAGGTCCAACGATTAATGTATTATTTGACCGGTCGAAAGCTGTTAAAATATCGTGATTTCGATCTTGTAACGCATCGCTCCCAGGGAAATCCAGAAGTTCTGATTTTAATTCTTTATCAGACATATGGGTCGCGTCTTTCGTTAGATGGCTAAAATATAATATGGAGGCAGCCAACAAAATAATACTTATAGATGCCACTATTACGAATAAAGCAACGAATATATGTTTGATTTTTTTATAAATAACTTCAAATTTAGCTAAAGTACCTACTTTGTATTGATTGTTTTCCATGTTTGACTGCACCTCCTGTCGACGAAATTATTATAACACATTTCTATATTGACTTTTAAAATAGCTTTACTTATAATTAAATTCAATTCGATATTATTTTGGGTTAAAGGAAAAGTAACTTTAATATTAATTTTCAGAGAAATAGTGGTTGGTGCGAACTATTAATTAAATTAAAGCGAATACACCTTATTAATGTTTTAAACATAATCCAACGTTTAAGTTAATGAACGTATCATTAATAAAGTTGATAGACTTAGAGTTTGGTGGTACCGTGCGCGAGCGCCCTTACATTTTGATGTAAGGGCGTTTTTTGTTTATCGATAGATTTTCATTTAATACTAAAATAATATCTACAGAAAATAGGAGGTTGATAGTATGACAAGTGCATTATTAGAAGATTTAAAATGGAGAGGACTTATTTATCAACAAACTGATGAAGAAGGTCTAGAAACATTATTAAATAAAGAGCAAGTTTCTTTATACTGTGGTGCTGACCCAACTGCGGATAGTTTACATATTGGCCACTTATTGCCGATGTTAACTTTACGTCGTTTCCAAGAATACGGACATCGTCCAATTGTTCTAATTGGTGGAGGCACAGGAATGGTAGGGGACCCATCTGGTAAATCTGAAGAACGTGTTTTACAAACTGAAGAGCAAGTAGAAAAAAATGTGCAAGGTATTAGTAAACAAATGCATAAACTATTTGAATTTGGTACAGAACAGGGCGCAATTTTAGTCAATAACAAAGATTGGCTAGAACAAATATCTTTAATTAGCTTCTTGAGAGATTATGGTAAACATGTCGGTATTAATTACTTATTAGGTAAAGATTCTATTCAAACGAGATTAGAAAATGGTATTTCATTTACTGAGTTTACTTACACAATACTACAAGCAATCGATTTTGGTCATTTGAACAAGACGTATGATTGTAAATTACAAATTGGTGGTTCAGACCAATGGGGTAATATTACGAGCGGTATAGAATTAATGCGTCGTATGTATGGTGATCGTGAGTCATATGGTCTAACAATCCCATTAGTAGTTAAAGCAGACGGTAAAAAATTTGGTAAATCAGAAGGCGGCGCAGTATGGTTAGATGAAGATAAAACGAGCCCGTATGAATTCTACCAATTTTGGATTAATACAAAAGACGACGATGTTATTAAATTCTTAAAATACTTCACTTTCTTAAACAAAGAAGAAATCGAAAAGTTACAACAATCTCTAGAAGAAGCACCACACTTACGTGAAGCACAAAAGGCTTTAGCTGAAAATGTAACGGAATTCATTCACGGTAAGGCTGCTTTAGAAGATGCTCAACGTATCTCCACAGCATTATTTAGTGGTGATTTAAAAGCTTTATCAGCTCAAGAATTAAAAGAAGGCTTTAAAGATGTACCACAAGTTGAACTTAGCCATGAGACAACTAATATTGTTGAAGCAATCGTAGAAAGTGGTATTTCTTCTTCTAAACGTCAAGCACGTGAAGATGTAACAAATGGCGCTATTTATATTAATGGTGAGCGTCAACAAGATGTAAATTATGAATTAACAACAGAAGATAAAATTGACAATACGTTTGCAATAATAAGACGTGGTAAAAAGAAATACTTTATGGTCAACTTTAAATAAAAGTAAATAGACGGGAAACACAAAAAGCACAACGTTCAAACTGTAACTCAGTTGAATGTTGTGCTTTTGTATTATTGATATTATCTATTCAAAAGGGTTTGCATGATTGTCATCGTAACTTGATTGCGTAGATTTAGATGTTGATTTAAGTTTTTTCAATGTGACGTTAACTTGTTTTGTTTCACCTTTACGTTGGATCGTAAGTTTTACTTGTTCACCAGGCTTTTTGTGTTGAT
This region includes:
- the tyrS gene encoding tyrosine--tRNA ligase codes for the protein MTSALLEDLKWRGLIYQQTDEEGLETLLNKEQVSLYCGADPTADSLHIGHLLPMLTLRRFQEYGHRPIVLIGGGTGMVGDPSGKSEERVLQTEEQVEKNVQGISKQMHKLFEFGTEQGAILVNNKDWLEQISLISFLRDYGKHVGINYLLGKDSIQTRLENGISFTEFTYTILQAIDFGHLNKTYDCKLQIGGSDQWGNITSGIELMRRMYGDRESYGLTIPLVVKADGKKFGKSEGGAVWLDEDKTSPYEFYQFWINTKDDDVIKFLKYFTFLNKEEIEKLQQSLEEAPHLREAQKALAENVTEFIHGKAALEDAQRISTALFSGDLKALSAQELKEGFKDVPQVELSHETTNIVEAIVESGISSSKRQAREDVTNGAIYINGERQQDVNYELTTEDKIDNTFAIIRRGKKKYFMVNFK